AAACCCGGCAAATCCTGCCCGGTGGTAGTTATAGTAATTTTTCACAAGGCGGACGCATGTGCATCCGCCGCATTCCTGTCAACCGAGTTCTTTCACCAGTTGCGGCACAACTTCGAACAGGTCGCCGACGATGCCGTAATCAGCCACGGAGAAGATCGGTGCTTCCGGATCCTTGTTGATCGCGACGATGGTCTTCGAATCCTTCATGCCGGCCAGATGCTGGATCGCGCCGGAAATGCCGACGGCGATATACAGCTGCGGCGCGACGATCTTGCCGGTCTGACCGACCTGCCAGTCGTTCGGCACGAAGCCTGCATCGACCGCTGCGCGCGAGGCACCCATGGCTGCACCAAGCTTGTCGGCCAGAGGTTCCAGGATCTTGAAATTGTCGCCGGAACCCATGCCGCGGCCGCCGGAGACGATGACCTTGGCTGCGGTCAGTTCCGGGCGATCGGACTTGGCCACTTCGCGCGAGACGAAGGCTGACTTGCCGGAGTCGGCAACCGGCGTGACGTTTTCAATGGCAGCCGAACCGCCTGTGGCCGCAGCGTCAAAGCCGGTGGTGCGCACGGTGATCACCTTGACCGGGTCGCTCGATTGCACGGTGGCAATCGCGTTGCCTGCATAGATCGGACGCTCGAAGGTGTCGGGCGCATCGACGCGGGTGATTTCGGAAATCTGTCCGACGTCGAGTTTGGCGGCCACGCGCGGCAGGATGTTCTTGCCGTAAGCAGTTGCCGGCGCGAGGATGTGCGAGTAGCCGCCGGCCAGCGCGAGCACCTGCTCGGCAACGTTTTCGGCAAGGCCGTCGGCGAATTGCGCGCCATCGGCGACTAGAACCTTGGCGACGCCAGCGATCTTCGATGCGGCTTCGGCGACGGTACCGGCGTTTTGGCCGGCAACGAGGACGTGGACATCGCCGCCGCATTTGGCGGCAGCGGTAACGGTATTGAGGGTGCTTCCTTTGAGCGAAGCGTTATCGTGTTCAGCGATGACGAGTGCGGTCATGATGGTTTCCTGATCTGAAAATGGTTAGATGACTTTCGCTTCGTTCTTGAGCTTGGCGACCAGCGCCGCTGCATCCGGCACAGTGATGCCGGCGGAGCGCTTCGGCGGCTCGGACACTTTCAGGGTCTTCAGGCGCGGCGCGACGTCAACGCCGAGGTCAGCAGGCTTGACGGTGTCGAGCTGCTTCTTCTTCGCTTTCATGATGTTCGGCAAGGTCACGTAACGCGGCTCGTTCAGGCGCAGATCGGTGGTGACGACCGCCGGCAGCGTCAAGGCGATGGTTTCGAGGCCGCCGTCCACTTCGCGGGTGACAGTGGCTTTTCCGTCTTCCAGCATGACCTTGGAGGCGAACGTGGCTTGCGGCCAGCCCAGCAGGGCGGCGAGCATTTGACCGGTCTGGTTGCAATCGTCATCGATGGCTTGCTTGCCGAGAATGATCAATTGCGGTTGCTCCTTGTCGGCGACGGCCTTGAGCAGCTTGGCGACGGCCAACGGTTGCAGTTCGGTATCAGTCTCGACCAGGATGCCGCGGTCGGCACCGATCGCCATGGCGGTGCGCAGGGTTTCCTGGCATTGCGTCACGCCGCACGAGACGGCCACGACTTCGGTGACCTTGCCGCCTTCCTTGAGGCGGGTCGCCTCTTCCACGGCAATTTCATCGAACGGATTCATCGACATTTTGACGTTGGCGATATCGACGCCGGATCCGTCGGATTTGACGCGGACCTTGACGTTGAAGTCCACCACGCGTTTGACTGGAACCAAAACTTTCATGGGTTTGCCTTTGGGGGAAAAGATTGACGTAAACGTAAACCAAAAAACGATTATAAAAGAGAATACCGCGACAGGCCAAAATTTAGCACGACCGTTCTATTTCGTGTTAGAGATTATCCACTAATTCGGATCAAA
The Noviherbaspirillum cavernae DNA segment above includes these coding regions:
- a CDS encoding electron transfer flavoprotein subunit alpha/FixB family protein — translated: MTALVIAEHDNASLKGSTLNTVTAAAKCGGDVHVLVAGQNAGTVAEAASKIAGVAKVLVADGAQFADGLAENVAEQVLALAGGYSHILAPATAYGKNILPRVAAKLDVGQISEITRVDAPDTFERPIYAGNAIATVQSSDPVKVITVRTTGFDAAATGGSAAIENVTPVADSGKSAFVSREVAKSDRPELTAAKVIVSGGRGMGSGDNFKILEPLADKLGAAMGASRAAVDAGFVPNDWQVGQTGKIVAPQLYIAVGISGAIQHLAGMKDSKTIVAINKDPEAPIFSVADYGIVGDLFEVVPQLVKELG
- a CDS encoding electron transfer flavoprotein subunit beta/FixA family protein, producing the protein MKVLVPVKRVVDFNVKVRVKSDGSGVDIANVKMSMNPFDEIAVEEATRLKEGGKVTEVVAVSCGVTQCQETLRTAMAIGADRGILVETDTELQPLAVAKLLKAVADKEQPQLIILGKQAIDDDCNQTGQMLAALLGWPQATFASKVMLEDGKATVTREVDGGLETIALTLPAVVTTDLRLNEPRYVTLPNIMKAKKKQLDTVKPADLGVDVAPRLKTLKVSEPPKRSAGITVPDAAALVAKLKNEAKVI